The genomic segment GCGGCGGTGCGCCGGATTTTAACCTATAAATTCAAAATCGGCATTATGGATGCGCCTTACCGTTATGTGAGGCCGGAAGAAGCTTATGAGCAATATTTGTCGCCCGAGCATCTGGAGGCAAGCCGTGACGTAGCCCGCAAATCCATCGTGCTGCTGAAAAATAACGGCGTGCTGCCCCTTGCCCCAGATCGCAAGCTGGCGGTTATCGGGCCGTTCGCGGCAAGCCGGGATTTGCTCGGGCCGTGGCAGTTTTCCAATTACGCCAGCGAAACGGCGACGCTGCTGCAAGGCCTGGCAGCGAAGGGCTTCGCGCCGGAGCAGCTGCTGTATGCGGAAGGCTGCGGCGTACATGAGCCGCTGGTCGGCGGCATCGAGCGCGCAGTGGAGCAGGCGCGCAAAGCAGATATCGTGCTGCTGGCGCTGGGCGAGAGCAGCGATATGTCCGGCGAGGCGGCATCGCGTATGGATGTGACGCTGCCGGAAGCCCAATTGGAGCTGGCTAAGGCTATAGCGCAGACCGGCAAGCCCGTCGTGCTTCTTCTGACCAATGGCCGTCCATTGGTGCTGGAGTGGTTTGATAAGCATATGGCTGCGATAGTGGAAAGCTGGTTCCTCGGCTCGCAAGCCGGACATGCTTTAGCGGATGTTCTTCTCGGCGACTACAATCCATCGGGCAAGCTGACGATGAGCTTTCCATACAAGACGGGGCAAGTGCCCGTGTATTACAATCATTACCGGACCGGCCGCCCGCTTACGGAGAGCAATAGCGGCCAGAAGTTTATTTCCAAATACATCGATGGCCCGAATGAGCCCTTGTATCCATTTGGCTACGGCCTCAGCTATACGACATTTGCTTATTCAGAGCTGGCGCTTAGCCGTTCTGAGCTGCGGGCAGGTGATACGCTGGAGGTCGCCGTCACAGTGACGAATACAGGCAGCAGAGCTGGGGAAGAAATCGCACAGCTGTACGTTCAGGATGTTCACGGCAGCGTCGTTCGTCCGGTGAAGGAGCTGAAAGGGTTCCAGAAGCTGGCGCTGGAGGCGGGAGAAAGTAGTACAGCGTTTTTCACCCTTTCGGAAGAGCATTTGAAATTTACGACAACGGCTATGCGTCACGAGGTGGAAGCCGGGCAGTTTAAGGTGTACGTAGGCGGAAGCTCAAGTGCGGCATTGGCAGCGGGGTTTGAATGGCTCGCGTAGCATAGCCTCAAGCACAAGTGTGTTCCTCAGGCTCAAAAGTGTTTTAAGCCAATAGGGAGCGGAATCATAACATTTAGGGTAAGAGGAACCAATCAGCCTAAGATAGCTATGAAAAAGACAAGGAGAAGTCGAAATCCCTCGCTCCTTGTCTTTTTTTGCGTCGTTATACGAATGTTAGCCCGCAATTGTGCGAATGTTAGCCCGCAATTGTGCGAATGGAGCCATGCCGCGGCTGCAAATCTCCGCATGAACACATGCCTGTCAAAAGAAAGTAAAGGATTCGGCTGGATATGGGTGTTAAGCCAACGGGCAGGATATTATTATCATTCCGCGAATACTTCAAATATGGCAAATTTACGAGGCTTGAATTTGTGTGAGGAGACTTGGATATGGCATTTATTTACGAAGATGAAACGCTGGCAGTTAGTGCTGTTAAAGCGATTCAAACTGGCGATATCCCATCGTTGAAACGACTTCTTGAAGAGAATCCGGGCTTGGCTGCGGCAAGAATTATCGATAGAGACAATAACAACGAAGACAATAGTTGCGGAACGTCTCGAACACTTTTGCATGTCGTGACCGACTGGCCCGGCCATTTTCCTAACGGTGCGGCTGCTGTGAGTACGTTAGTCGAGTTCGGTGCGGAGGTAAATGCTCGGTTCACTGGATCGCACACTGAGACACCGCTTCATTGGGCTTCGAGTTGCAATGACATTAATGTGCTGGACGCGCTTCTTGATGCTGGTGCCGATATCGAAGCGCCAGGTGCAGTAATTGCAGGCGGTACGCCACTAGATGATGCAGTAGCGTTTGCACAGTGGCGGGCAGCGCATAGGTTGGTTGAACGTGGAGCGAAAATCGCACTTTGGCATGCAGCTGCGCTAGGGCAAGTAGCTGCAATTGAGGCTTACTTCGCCGGCTCCGCACTTTCAGAGCGATACCCTTGGGGAGCAAGCCGCCCTTCACCACCGGACAAAATTAACGTCGCCTTCTGGTGCGCTTGCCACGGCGGACAACAGCGCCCTGCAGAGTACCTTCTCGGCCGAGGTGCTGAGCTGAACTGGATTTCGGTTTGGGATGGATTGACCCCGCTGGACGCAGCGCAACGCAGCTCTGCTACTGGTCTGGTTCAATGGCTGCATAGTCAAGGCGCCAAATCTGCCAGCGAATTGTAAGGATCAATATGGTTGCAGAGTCTTAAGCTAGTGTTCCTTAGGATAATGCTAACGAATATGTTAATTCAATAAAAACAGCGGCAGTCTAAGACTTTATTTGTCAGTCTTAGTTCGCCGCTGTTTCATTTTTATGGTCTGGCGATTATTATGCTCATTGGACAACGCCAACCAATCCTGCTGAAACCATTTTATTGCGGGTTCGTCGTCCAAATACCCGCCGTCTTAATAAAGACGCGTGGCGGAAGCGAAATAGCCGCGAGCGCCAGAGCTGCAACATCCTCAGGCTGCATCATGCGGTCCTCATCACCGATTTTGAGGCCAGCCTTCGTAGCCAGCTCGGTATTGACCGTGCTTGGCGTAAGAGCCGTTACGCGAATATTATGCTTGCGCACCTCTTGGAGCAGCGATTCGGTAAAGCCCAGCACCGCGAACTTGGAAGCGCAATAAGCCGAACCCGTTGCGAAGCCGCGCTCTCCCGCTGTGGAAGCCACATTAATGATTTCGCCGCTGTTTCTGGCAACCATCGCTGGCAGTACAGCGCGAGTCACATTGTAGGTGCCGTATAAATTGACATCCATCATGCTCTTCCACTCTTCCGGGTCCATATCCAGCACGGTGCCGAATTTGGCAATGCCTGCATTATTGATTAGAATATCAATAGGGCCAAGCTGCTCTGTAATCGAAGCAACAGCTGCTTGTACTTCTTGATTAACCGATACATCGGCAGCCGCAAGGCTGACCTGTATAGAATAGCTGGCTTTCAGCGTATCGGCGAGCGTCTCCAAATCGGATACGGTTCGGGAAATAAGTCCAAGGCTTACGCCCTCCTTCGCGAGCGTATGGGCAATAGCAAGCCCGATGCCTTTGCCTGCGCCGGTAATGATCGCTGTTTTTCCGCTTAGTGTCATCATTAATCTCTCCATTCTTTAGGGGAATTGCTTCTCATTTCTCCTCTCCATTATAAAGCTGTCAATAACCGGAATACAAATAAGCCCTAATAAGCGGGCGAATGCAATAAGTCAGGTGGGTACATATGAAAATAGATCGATTGCTCGGCATCGTCGTCCTGCTCCTTGGCAGAAAGCGGTGGAATGCGACCGAGCTTGCTGAGCGTTTTGAAGTATCTGTAAAAACGATTTACCGCGATATGGAGACGCTCGGTTTAGCTGGCATTCCTGTGGCCTCGCATCACGGCGCAGCCGGCGGCTATGAAATTATGGAGCAATACACGCTGAATCGGCAGCTTGCGAGCGCGAAGGAATGGAAGGCGCTGCTTGCTGCAGTGAAGGGAATTGCCTCGGCGCTAGATGATCAAGCCTATCATGAGCTGCTCGCCAAGGTGAATGCCCTGCTGCCGCAAGCTGCGCATGAAGAGCATGCCAGACAGGGCGAGGAGCTCGTATTCGATTTGCAGTCATGGGGATCGGGGCTGGAATTGAAGCCCAAGCTGGCCTTGCTGCAACAAGCGATTACAGAGAGCAAGGTGGCTCGCCTGCGTTATGCCAGCTCGGCGGGGACAGAAAGCGAGCGGGAGGTCGAGCCGACAGCCCTTATCATGAAAGGCTCGATTTGGTATTTGCAGGCGTATTGCCGCAGGAAGCAGGGCTTTCGCATGTTTCGTTTGACGCGAATACTGAGCCTGTCGCTCCTGCTGGAGGACTTTGAGCCGCGGCAATCGCCGCAGCTGGAGGGGCTGATCTGGCGCAGCAGCTGGGGGGCAGACCAGGAGACGCTGATGCTTATGCACTTTCAGCCGCAGGTCAAGCATCGCGTATATGATGCTTTTCCAAACGTGTTTATTACCGAGCTGGCAGATGGCAGCTTGCAGGTGACGGGTTCTTTTTCGCTGGATGAGTGGTTTTACGGCTTGCTGCTAAGCTTCTGTCATCATGTGAAGGTGCTGGAGCCCTCTTGGGCCGCTGAAGAGATAAAGCGCAGAGCGCAGCTTATTTTTGAAATATATTAATTTATAATCCGGACATATAGCTGTCTGATAAGGTGCGATAAGCTTTGGGTAAATCTAGGTAAGCATGGTGAACGGCTCACGCCTTAGCCGCTGTGCTTATGGAAAAGAGGAAATGACATGATGAAATCGATATTGGAGCAGCAAGAGGCCTTGAAGCTGGCGGGCATTGGCGTTCGGACAACGAATCAGGAGGAAGCGGGGCCGAATGGGCGCATTCCTGCGCTCTGGACACAATATTTTCAGCTGGAAGGCGCAT from the Paenibacillus sp. BIHB 4019 genome contains:
- a CDS encoding ankyrin repeat domain-containing protein, with translation MKRLLEENPGLAAARIIDRDNNNEDNSCGTSRTLLHVVTDWPGHFPNGAAAVSTLVEFGAEVNARFTGSHTETPLHWASSCNDINVLDALLDAGADIEAPGAVIAGGTPLDDAVAFAQWRAAHRLVERGAKIALWHAAALGQVAAIEAYFAGSALSERYPWGASRPSPPDKINVAFWCACHGGQQRPAEYLLGRGAELNWISVWDGLTPLDAAQRSSATGLVQWLHSQGAKSASEL
- a CDS encoding 3-ketoacyl-ACP reductase, whose translation is MTLSGKTAIITGAGKGIGLAIAHTLAKEGVSLGLISRTVSDLETLADTLKASYSIQVSLAAADVSVNQEVQAAVASITEQLGPIDILINNAGIAKFGTVLDMDPEEWKSMMDVNLYGTYNVTRAVLPAMVARNSGEIINVASTAGERGFATGSAYCASKFAVLGFTESLLQEVRKHNIRVTALTPSTVNTELATKAGLKIGDEDRMMQPEDVAALALAAISLPPRVFIKTAGIWTTNPQ
- a CDS encoding YafY family protein; this encodes MKIDRLLGIVVLLLGRKRWNATELAERFEVSVKTIYRDMETLGLAGIPVASHHGAAGGYEIMEQYTLNRQLASAKEWKALLAAVKGIASALDDQAYHELLAKVNALLPQAAHEEHARQGEELVFDLQSWGSGLELKPKLALLQQAITESKVARLRYASSAGTESEREVEPTALIMKGSIWYLQAYCRRKQGFRMFRLTRILSLSLLLEDFEPRQSPQLEGLIWRSSWGADQETLMLMHFQPQVKHRVYDAFPNVFITELADGSLQVTGSFSLDEWFYGLLLSFCHHVKVLEPSWAAEEIKRRAQLIFEIY